Genomic window (Mangifera indica cultivar Alphonso unplaced genomic scaffold, CATAS_Mindica_2.1 Un_0088, whole genome shotgun sequence):
ACGATTCGTTTGGACGATGATGTATCTAGACAATGGGTCAAATCTAGATGAATCGTTTAGACGACAATTTAGAGTGGAAAAATGTGATAACTAGCACTAGTGACAGTTTAGAGTGGAAAAAAGAGGTCGTTGACACTGAAAATGGTGGCTAAATAGgtggaaaaaaaaacttaggttTTGGGAGGAAGGGGAATGCgacttttcaaaactgaaaaactttaggtaagagtgaaattgttagtttttaaaacctaaggagaatataataaattatatttttttaataatattattaaaataatatttttaccttgatatctaactgaaaattttagcATAATTTAGCTTATGAGTAGgactttgggtttttaaaagttgatagGTAGGAGTTTGGATTTAcattaaatcttgggtgggaacaggtcttttggccttaaatatatattttttaaacaaatttaactttaataacataacaaaattttttaattctcataTTTATACTTGAATATTTACATAATCTTTAAATCTAAGTTTTCAAACCTAATAAAGAGTTAAGATGTCatcttcaaaatatataaatatgacatgtaaaagagatttttttttttttagaatttatagatgataaaattacctttttgcccctatataattagttttttaaatagagATTGATTTAGGGTGAGAAAGTGTTGTTTATATCATTTAAGAGTAGTAAAAAGTTCTTAGGCCAAACCTTGGTCCAGAAAATGTGATTTACTCCCTATTTATGAATATCACATTCTTGTGGGATTGTCACACCACAACATTTGGTTGCAAGCACGATTTTGTATAAATTGTAACAACCTGATGTAAATTGAggataattttaccatttcaaaTCTAGTCTACACCAATTTAATGtgaattttataaaagtaaCATCCACCCAAAATACATCTACACCAACTTAGAATAGATTCAAATTCTTATTCTCTATAACTACAACATTAATGAGACCTTCTACCTAGATCCATTGAAGAATTTGGGCCATTCAAAATTGTATAAGCTCATTGGGTTTTACATTTATAAGTAACATCTATCCAAAATACATTTACATCAACTCATAAATGAATCGATGgtgataaatgaataatatatttatatattaagatttttatcttaattgatTATGAGTTTGAGATCTTCGTATTCGTGTCTTATAGATAAAGTAATCACcgattataattataaaaatcaaaataatacaataacaatataatatgattgaaagtatatataagatcattttttgagttatatttataaaattggtAGTAATATTCTCACAAAGCATGCATGCTCATTGAATAATAAGGCTATACCATGACAATAACTTTAGTGACCCCTTCAGTATCTCTTagctttcttctctctttgtgTCCTGCCTCTTGCCTTTCTCTAATTATTTGGTCGAGTCTCTCTTGAACCATGGCGTGTGCGAGGCTTGAGAACGATGGGAACTGATCAAAACTTTAGCTTTTGGCTTCCTCCGAGGAATAAACGCTAGGCCTACAACTGCAACACAAGACTTTGCATCCCTTAAGTTTCTGCTTCTTGTAGTTCTTTCTTCAGGCATGATCATGGAGCTTTGAAGAGGAATTTGTGGCAAAATAATCAGTGATGAAAAATTTGCAAAGTTCAAACATGATTATGTCTTTAGTTCAAAAGCATAACTCCACATCTTCAAGAGATTAGGTAAGGTTGGAGGAAGAATATTGAAAGCCAATTGGGGAACATTTGTATTGTTAATTGAGCTATAATGTTATCGTTAGGTGGCATTCTTTTCAAAGACTGGTTAATATGGAAAGTAAACATGAAGTCCATGAAAccttctaattaaaatttaaatttaaagagtgacagattagaaaattttggtcAACTGGCTTCCTTTGCATGCCTTGTGGAGGATACAGTTTTATTCTACCTACTTCGGTTAAAGTGGCTAATGCTAAAGTAAACGCAATTTAACAAAAGACCCAAATGATTTGATTGGTCAAAGGATTTGATCAACCAATTATtgccatttttttataattcaaaatgtAAGGAATGAGACTTGAATCTAATTACGTTGAAAAGTATAGAATTCTGGTATAGTATTTATATGGTTTTAAGTTCTATATTACATGTGCTCATCGAGAAAGGAAGATCTCTGTTGGCGCCATGAACCCGCCCAATAAGTTCGcttatattagtataattttctGGTTCCCTTGCATGTATACCACACTTCGTCGATCTCTTGGTTTGTGGAATAATATAATGCATAAGGTCGAATGACTAAGAAACATGATTGTATGTTTTGGTACTGCTAATTAATTGTTCGATTGGAGAAGAAATTATACcaaatgttttgaatttgtGAACTGACTCTTCAAAAACACCCCTTACTTGCATACCAGAAGAGTAAATAAATACTCTGTTATTTGACACTCACTCTGAATGAATtccaaaataatgaaaacagaGTTTACTTGATAACAATAGACAATAACAGCACATAAATGTACTAACTTGTAATATCTCAGAGACTTACCAGAATCAACTTATATAAACCCCACAGACTTATTATCTTGCTTCTACAGCAAAACTAAACAAACAATATCAATTGTGTTTGTTAAGTATTCTCAATAGGAATATTGAAAGTTTAGcctcttttataaaaaaaatctaaaagttagTTTCCTTCGATAGAAAATATAAGAGTTCAActcatttaatagaaaaataaaataaaatatggtaTAGTTggatatattcataaaaacaaattaataatatattaacaatttacaaataagaATACTTGAAAGTGGAAAGTTTTGCGATCTCACTTTAATGCTCCTATGGTTGAAGTTCTTCACGCTCTAGAGAAAGATCTTAATCAAACTTATAGTTAAGAGAATAATAATTTCTGGTGTTCTTTGAGATCTAATAAggtatatgttattatgtgctTTTATATGGAGAGACTGGTTTTATCTTtgtaaataaagataaagaagtATCATTACTTtgcttaaataattgataaaacttATTGTACTAAAAGTAcgaatataataaagataaaacgTATTCTTATTTTGCAAtgataaaagtataataaagataaaaatgattgataatttataatcaaatgaattagaaatatatagTTATTCAGATTTACCCAAAATTGGGTTAAGTTAACATCCTAAGACAAATCTCACATcgataaaatataagagaaatattAGGTATTATTGAACATTCAGTATTGCTGATTTATTTGTATATCGATGCTTAAATTGTCAAAATTCATTCTAAGTTGTAAAACCTAAAAACTAAATTGTGAGGGATTATGTGTTTAAAGTtaacaatatcttaataataaatcagTTGATACGCTTATTCTGTGATAAAGATAAAGCTAAATGGTGCATATTCACTGAGAAAGATGTTATAACTTATTCTCCATGTTTGTCAGATAATAAACACAAACctataaataaagcaaaagtgGTAAATGAATAATGTGTTTGTATGTCAAGGATCTTTATGCGTCATGCCTTATATACAAAATGGTCACGGATTCTAATTATAAGAACCAAAATAGTACAATATcaacataatttgattgaaagtaTATACTAGACAAGAGATGATGAaagtataataaagataaattataattgatggcAGAGAGAGAGACCAAAATGGTGTCCTGTGATGGCAACGTGCAGAATGGAGGAGGCATCAGGCACTTTCTTGATCGTTTCACCCTGAATGGCACCAGGCTTGGGCTCCAATATTGTTTCACCCGGGATGACAACAGGCTTGGGCTCTGATGTTATTTCACCCTGGATGGTACCAGGCTTGGGCTGGAATATCATTTCACCCTCGGTGATGGCACCAGGCAGCTGATATGAGGCACGAGGTTTGGGCTTTACACTAATCAAGCGTTGGCGGTGAACATTTTTAAGCTTGGTTACTTTTTTGATTCGTCCTCGTTCTATAAATCTGGTCGCCTTTCGTAATGATTTTGGAGCTAAAAACTTCACCACTTCCGTTCTCCCAAATGCAGCGGCAATAAAAAGCGGGGTTTCGGCTTTCTTATTCACAGCCTCCAGGAAGTCATTCTCATCTGAATATCCAAAATCTTCCAGGAGGAGCCTCTCATTATGATCGACCAAGGCCACTACGGCCTCCAGGCTCCCATTGGCTGCAGCCTCATGAAGAGGTGTGTTCCCCGTAgccattttcatttaaatagcCATACCTTCCCATAAAACATTCTTCGGAAATACAAAGTAAAGATTGAAGCGGTTCTTTGCGTTTGCTGAACACTGCCAAGTGAAATGCATTGTCCCTGGCGGAACATACAGGATATGGCAGCAAACTAGCATGTTTCTCGTAGAAGTGCAACGGGGATTCCCAATCGTCGTTCAGGGCTGTCCGATAAGGCTCGTACAAATCAAGTTTACTGCCCATCTCGACTCCTCGGTTCAAAAGCTTCCCGTACATGGagagaaaaaaacaatgaaagcTTCCcgtaaatttaaatgatatgatGGTTTTTCGTTAAAGATGCTAATGTGGTCATTTTAGTACGTTGAAGTGAACAATTTTTGTGTGTTAATGTTGTCATTTGCAACCACAAAGCCtcaaattatattcattattcaattttttttaaaaaaaattcacaaaacatacctaaaataagaaaaactcaATGAGAATTAATATTCATCTTCAACAAAAAACACAGGACaatggtaaaaaataatttccttttatttcaatataacTTCATTAtgattaaagaaatttaaatgaacaatataagttaaaaaaaagaaaaaaacccaaaattttggGTGAGTTTTGTGGtctatatgaaaataaatttgggtAAAAGTTCATCTGAAATTTGTGTGAATTATAATTATCTGCATAACTATAAAATTgttcatatcaataaaaaattatattagatcGTATTctgaattaaaacaaaaatttatatcgttaattttttagaaattttttaggGTGTTAGCGCTTAAACTAATTTTGCTTAACTGAATgtaagtttgattattttaataaaagataaaaatattttatctttttaattgacaaaaaaatgGATAATTATTAGATGGTTTCTATTTATCtcataaattacattttaaatagacaaaattatttttaaaagactattaatattttattttgatgctTGACAGCTGGACAGAAATATGGaaaagtaattttctttttcgcTTTAAAAGACCTGGAAATCATCGGCACAAAAATACTTCTCAgcaaaacatttaaaaacacTAATAAAATGCTGATTACCCTTCTCTCGCAGTTAgtgtctaaaaaaaaaaaagaagaaaaggcaaAGGTGAGTTGAAGGCAATCATGATTAAGTGTCGCATGAGAAGGATGTGGACTGGTTTTGAAATGGAAATTTTGCTTTGTCTTTAGCAATTGATTTGGGTTGGTGAATGGTGACGTTAATGTTTGTGTTGATGGAAGGAAGGAAGGAAGGAAGATAGGATCTTCTCATCTTTTAGAAAACCCATCTTATCCGTTCCTTCTTTTTAAGTAACTTACCAACACCTTTCTgctttttatctcatattttaccAAAGCGGGCTGATGCTTTCCTGACTACCAACAACATCTCGTTGACTCCGTCGGCTAAGCCCAAAGCTTTTTACGAAAGCCTTCTTTAATTCTGGAATTTCTCTACACTTTTTATTGAATAGCAATTTGATTTTGCCTTTCTTATTATGGTTAGGGAAGTGATTTTAAAACTCACTTTTAAATATAGccttcccacccaaggtttgatgtaatttcaaacttttacttgccaatttttaaaaacctaaaatttcattcatagtcaaattctattaaaattttctataaggataaaattattattttaacaataatataaaatatatatataatttattatatttcctctacaaagctttaaaaattaacaatttcacttatgtctaaagttttctatttttaaaaaatcacatttccctcccaaaatctaaagtttttttttcatctttctaactATCATCTTTGGTGCTGACACCCTTTCTTTTCCACTCTAAACCATTGTCGGTGTCGATTGTCACATTTTTTTCACGCTAAATTGTAGTCTAAACGATTCATACGAACGATGATGCATCCAAACAATTGGTCAAATCTAGATGAATCATTTAGACGACAATTTAGGGTGGGAAAATGTGACAACTAGCACTAGTGACAGTTCAGAATAGAAAAATGAGGTCGCTAACGTTGAAAATGGTGGctaaataagtgaaaaaaaaaaccttaggttttggGAGGAGGGagaatgtaacttttcaaaactgaaaaactttaagtaagagtgaaattgttagtttttaaaacctgggcaggatataataaattatatttttttaatattattgttaaaataataattctaccTTAAtatctaactgaaaattttagcATAATTTAGCTTGTGAGTTGTAAAAGTTGATGGATAGGAATTTGGATTtatattaaaccttgggtgggaataggttttttggccttaaatatatttttcttaaacaagtttaactttaataacataacaaaattttttaattctcataTTTATACTTGAATGCATACATAATCTTTAAatctaagttttcaaacttgttAAAGAGTTAAGATGTCATCttcaaaatgtataaatatgacatgtaaaagagatttttttttaatttttttagaatttatggatgataaaattacctttttgcccctatataattagttttttaaacagAGACCGATTTAGGATGAGAAAGTGTTGTTTATATCATTTAAGAGTAGTAAAAAGTTTTTAGGCCAAACCTTGGTtgagaaaatgtgatttactTCCTATTTATGAATATCACATTCTTGTGGGATTGTCACACCACAACATTTGGTTGCAAGCACGATTTTGTATAAATTGTAACAACCTGATGTAAATTGAggataattttaccatttcaaaTCTAGTCTACACCAATTTAATGTGAATTTTATGAAAGTAACATCTACCCAAAATACATCTACATCAACTTAGAATGGATTCAAATTCTTATTCTCTATAACTACAAAATGTGACATTAATGAGACCTTCTACCTAGACCCATTGAAGAATTTGGGCCATTCAAAATTGTATAAGCTCATTGGGTTTTGCTTTTATAAGTAACACCTACCCAAAATACATCTACACCAACTCATAAGTAAAGCAAGGgtgataaatgaataatatgtttatatattaagatttttatcttaattgatTATGAGTTTGAGATCTTCGTATTCGTGTCTTATAGATAAAGTAATCActgattctaattataaaaatcaaaataatacaataacaatataatatgattgaaagtATATATAAGATCATTTTTTGAGTTATAGTTATAAAATTGGTAGTAATATTCTCACAAAGCATGCATGCTCATTGAATAATAAGGCTATACCATGACAATAACTTTAGTGATCCCTTCAATATCTGTTAGCTTGAGAAAAATGGGAACTAATCAAAACTTTAGCTTTTGGCTTCCTCCGAGGAATAAACGCTAGGCCTACAACTGCAACACTAGACTTTGCATCCCTTAAGTTTCTGCTTCTTGTAGTTCTTTCTTCAGGCATGATCATGGAGCTTTGAAGAGGAATTTGTGGCAAAATAATCAGTGATGAAAAATTTGCAAAGTTCAAACATGATTATTATGtctttggtttaaaaacacAACTCCACATCTTCAAGAGATTAGGTAAGGTTGGAGGAAGAATATTGAAAGCCAATTGGGAAACATTTGTATTGTTAATTGAGCTATAATGTTATCGTTAGGTGGCATTCTTTTCAAAGACTGGTTAATATGGAAAGTAAACATGAAGTCTATGAAAccttctaattaaaattaaaatttaaagagtgacagattagaaaattttggtcAGTTGGCTTCCTATGCATGCCTTGTGGAGGATACAGTTTTATCCTACTTGCTTCGGTTAAAGTAGCTAATGCTAAAGTAAACTCAATTTAACAGAAGACCCAAATGATTTGATCAACCAGTTAttaccattttttaaacttgtacTTGACCAGGATGTTATGATTCAAAATGTAAGATATGAGACTTGAATCTAATAACGTTGAAAAGTATAGAATTTTGGTATAGTATTTATATGGTTTTAAGTTCTATATTACATGTGCACATCGAGGAAGGAAGATCTCTCTTGGCGCCATGAACCCGCCCAATAAGTTCActtatattagtataattttctGGTTCCCTTGCATGTATACCACACTTCGTTGATCTCTTGGTTTGTGGAATAATACATAAGGTTGAATGACTAGGAAACATGATTGTATGTTTTGTTACTGTTGATTAATTGTTCAATTGgagaagagaaattgaaatatatatatatgaagaaattATACCAAATGTCTTGAATTTGTGAACTTACTCTTAAAAAACACCCCCTACTTGCATACCAGAAGAGTAAATAAATACTCTGTTATTTGACACCTACTCTGAATGAAttccaaaataatgaaaatagagTTTACTTGAAAACAATAGACAATAACAGCACATAAATTGTACTAACTTGTAATATCTCAGAGACTTACCAGAATCAACTTACATAAATCTCACAGATTGGGAGCTCAGGCTTATTATCAATAACATTCTTCTTAGGGAATTGACCATATTTCCGAAGCTGCTGGCTTCTTAGGCGGTCGAAGCTTTGTGACACACCGAATCTTAGACAATCCACGATACAACTTGAGCAAAGTTTTCTCAAATGCAGCATACAGAGGAAAATTCATGAGTGCGAATATGCTGACGGGAAAAATTGCAGCAGTATAAATGATAGTGGTGGTCAATTGTGGCTTTTTCGAACGAACTATGAGCACTAATGTTGCCGCGAATGCGACCATTATTGTAGTTAATGAAATGAAGAGTAAGGCGAAGCCTATTGAGAGTCTGTTAGGGAGTGTGTGGTGGAATTCTTCATACGTATAAGGCGATGTGAGGAAGGACAAGAATATTACAACCGAGGTCAAGGAGCAAATCAAAGAAATAGCGTCCATGACTATGAAAACCAAGAAGAGCATGTTGTTGAGGAAAACTGGAAACCCCTTCTCATTGGGACCTCCTGGTACAGTGTAGGCAGCTGCGAAGGCCACGGTAGCAACGAGAACAGCCACTGTAGAGCAAGAATTAGAAGTACCTTTTGTCCATTTCTGTGCTTGCTTGAGTAGTTCTTTGTGCTTCATTTTGAATAGCCCTTCGGAAGtccttttttgtttattatcgTGCAGCACTGCGTAGTGGGAGGGCATTATCTCGTTTACACGctgcacatatatatatatatatatatataaaacacataAGCACATTTATTTGGTAAAGATCTTGTAGGAGAATGAGGGGGCCGAACTTACTTTGTACCACTTTATCTCATCCTGGAGTTGGTATGCAGGTCCTTCAGGGTGACCTTCTGTATTCTCTTCTTCCATGTCTGCAGCATGGTGTAAAATGGTGTAGTCATTTTTGTCAACCTTTCGGACTAACCTTGTCattggtattttcatatttttcacatgattGAAGATGTCAAGTTGACGGTGCTTAATTGCCATATGCAATATGTTCTGACTCAGATCATTTTCATGCTCAGCTAGCTGGGGACAAATTTCTAGTATCCTGTTCACAATCTCTACTATTCCTCTTTCAGTCGCCAGGAATAATGGGATTGGCTTATAATCTCCTTTTGAAGACTGGTCTTCATCAAATTGAGACTCTGGGACCACTTGCCAAGAAATGGTTTCGTCCCAAGAAGAATCTTTTTCTATGAGTCTCTCCGCTAGTTTCAAAGCAAGTTTatgctttctcttttcttccaagATGTTTCTCATTACTGATGCACAGAATTTTCCCACTAATATAAGCCACCATATTCATGTTTAGGACAGAAAAGGTGCTCAATGAGCGATACTGATGAAGAGAAAAATCACATAGAATATCCCTTAATCGAACAAAGAAACTTTTaccttttgaaatttttgcaGTAACTGTTCCATCATTATCTGAATCATCACCAATTGGAAGGCCTGTAAGCTTTAGGAATTAATCAATAAGATGCATACAAAAGGTCCTTTTAACATATCCTTGTGCATACATTATCTTTACTAGAATTATAGAAAGGTGGGAAACATACTTACAGAAATAGAAGACTCTGTGGATCCATGTGGCCCATCGATATCCACTTTCGAAAGCTGAGGGCATGCTTGCTAATAGGTGAAGAGAGGTCCAGCCATTTATGTCCTTGAGTGTTGCTAACGAATCATCCAGATTCAGTAAATATAGAGCCGTTtctaagaaaatttgaaaagaaattagCACATCAAATATCAGTTGAATATGCCAATTCAAAGCAAAATTAAAGAAGCTAACTGGGCAGAGACAGAGACCAAAATGGTGTCCTGCGATGGCAACGTGCAGAATGGAGGCATCAGGCACTGTCTCGATTGTTTCACCCTGAATGGCACCAAgcttgggctttaatattatttcaccCGGGATGACAACAGGCTTGGGCTCTGATATTATTTCACCCTGGATGGTACCAGGCTTGGGCTGGAATATCATTTCACCCTCTGTGATGGCGCCAGGCAGCTGATATGAGGCAGGAGGTTTGGGCTTTACACTGATCAAGCGTTGGCGGTGAATATCTTTAAGCTTGGTTACTCCTTCGATTCCTTCTCGTCCTATAAATCTGGTCAGATTTTGTAATGATTTTGGAGCTAAAAACTTCACCACTTCTGTTCTCCCAAATGCAGCGGCAATAAAAAGCGGGGTTTCGCCTTTCTTATTCACAGCCTCCAGGAAGTCATTCTCATCTGGATTTTCAGAATCTTCCATGAGGAGCCTCTCATTATGAGCGACCAAGGCCACTACGGCCTCCAGGTTCCCAGTGGCTGCAGCCTCATGAAGAGGTGTGTTCCCGTAgccattttcaattaaatagcCATACCTGCCCATAGAACGTTTTTCGGAAATACAAAGTAAAGATTGAAGCGGTTCTTTGCGTTTGCTGTACACTGCCAAGTGAAATGCATTGTCCCTGGCGGAACTTACAGGATATGGCAGCCAACTAACAAGTTTCTGGTAGAAGTCCAACAGGGATTCCCAATCGTCGTTCAGGGCTGCCCGATAAGGCTTGTACAAATCAAGTTTACTGCCCATCTCGACACCTCGGTTCAAAAGCTTCCCGTACATGGagagaaaaaaacaatgaaagcttggttgaggttatCAATTTTCTACAAAATTTGTCCGAGAAACAAGAAAGAGCATTTACATGTACATTGAGTTTTGAGTATCCACAGGATatgaaattatttgaatatctaattcaATACTTgtaactttgataaaattaaataaatatagtgattataatatttatgagtATTAAATATACCTTATTGAAggtattgaataatattttttattttgttttgttttaaaaacaaagtgattaatttagtaactttaataaaaaatattgagaacatagttattttaattaaaaaaataaaaatttgatgattttaatcaaaaattttgaaattttagccCCCTCAATGAAAAAGCACAAtccaatatttctttttttaatacctttaagtgatatatatatatatatatatatttgaaagaaccaaactttcatatttttctattgaagagACTAAATTTTTACTATTCTAA
Coding sequences:
- the LOC123207591 gene encoding uncharacterized protein LOC123207591, with the protein product MYGKLLNRGVEMGSKLDLYKPYRAALNDDWESLLDFYQKLVSWLPYPVSSARDNAFHLAVYSKRKEPLQSLLCISEKRSMGRYGYLIENGYGNTPLHEAAATGNLEAVVALVAHNERLLMEDSENPDENDFLEAVNKKGETPLFIAAAFGRTEVVKFLAPKSLQNLTRFIGREGIEGVTKLKDIHRQRLISVKPKPPASYQLPGAITEGEMIFQPKPGTIQGEIISEPKPVVIPGEIILKPKLGAIQGETIETVPDASILHVAIAGHHFGLCLCPVSFFNFALNWHIQLIFDVLISFQIFLETALYLLNLDDSLATLKDINGWTSLHLLASMPSAFESGYRWATWIHRVFYFCLPIGDDSDNDGTVTAKISKVGKFCASVMRNILEEKRKHKLALKLAERLIEKDSSWDETISWQVVPESQFDEDQSSKGDYKPIPLFLATERGIVEIVNRILEICPQLAEHENDLSQNILHMAIKHRQLDIFNHVKNMKIPMTRLVRKVDKNDYTILHHAADMEEENTEGHPEGPAYQLQDEIKWYKRVNEIMPSHYAVLHDNKQKRTSEGLFKMKHKELLKQAQKWTKGTSNSCSTVAVLVATVAFAAAYTVPGGPNEKGFPVFLNNMLFLVFIVMDAISLICSLTSVVIFLSFLTSPYTYEEFHHTLPNRLSIGFALLFISLTTIMVAFAATLVLIVRSKKPQLTTTIIYTAAIFPVSIFALMNFPLYAAFEKTLLKLYRGLSKIRCVTKLRPPKKPAASEIWSIP